In one window of Corallococcus macrosporus DNA:
- a CDS encoding peptidoglycan-binding protein has product MRIKADSKASHPHRLGVGSSGPDVKRLEKKLIQHGLLKGKADDHFDTRTQAAVKQFERQNDFKHVDGVVGNAVWSRLELGPAHEGHVSEQKLSGARDTFRTVTINVKSNPVMDQAAVVHDVKRAASQGSLIGWNEISPDRYFKAIRDLGPGWGHYMPRDGGLRIPNPISWKKSEWKLQGEPGFLRTHHGKEEVSPHRYITWVKLKNKETGQTIVRMNTHLVSGAWSGHKPHKEWRQDMWNKHMDKLHDLVARFEKKGYPVIVGGDFNRDSYKVLGNQVKYDNKLNVGTHGHSTYDYLMHTPNGSLKSHGAHVDDGFRSDHNSVTVKYTIKG; this is encoded by the coding sequence ATGCGCATCAAAGCCGACTCCAAAGCCTCCCATCCGCACCGCCTGGGCGTGGGTTCCAGCGGTCCCGACGTCAAGCGGTTGGAAAAGAAGCTCATCCAGCACGGCCTGCTGAAGGGCAAGGCGGATGACCACTTCGACACTCGGACTCAGGCGGCGGTGAAGCAGTTCGAGCGCCAGAACGACTTCAAGCACGTGGATGGCGTGGTGGGGAACGCCGTCTGGAGCCGGCTTGAGCTGGGGCCGGCCCACGAGGGGCACGTCAGCGAGCAGAAGCTCTCGGGCGCCCGCGACACCTTCCGCACCGTCACCATCAACGTGAAGAGCAACCCGGTGATGGACCAGGCCGCGGTGGTGCACGACGTGAAGCGGGCGGCCTCGCAGGGAAGCCTGATCGGCTGGAACGAGATCAGCCCCGACCGCTACTTCAAGGCCATCCGCGACCTGGGCCCGGGCTGGGGACACTACATGCCCCGCGACGGCGGCCTGCGCATTCCCAATCCCATCTCCTGGAAGAAGTCCGAGTGGAAACTCCAGGGCGAGCCCGGCTTCCTGCGCACCCATCACGGCAAGGAGGAGGTCTCTCCGCACCGTTACATCACCTGGGTGAAGCTGAAGAACAAGGAGACGGGCCAGACCATCGTCCGGATGAACACGCACCTGGTCAGCGGCGCCTGGAGCGGCCACAAGCCCCACAAGGAGTGGCGCCAGGACATGTGGAACAAGCACATGGACAAGCTGCACGACCTGGTGGCCCGCTTCGAGAAGAAGGGCTATCCGGTCATCGTGGGCGGCGATTTCAACCGGGACAGCTACAAGGTGCTGGGCAACCAGGTGAAGTATGACAACAAGCTCAACGTGGGCACCCACGGTCACAGCACCTACGACTACCTGATGCACACGCCCAATGGCTCGCTGAAGAGCCACGGCGCCCACGTCGACGACGGCTTCCGCTCGGACCACAACAGCGTGACCGTGAAGTACACGATCAAGGGCTGA
- a CDS encoding J domain-containing protein codes for MVDLYAVLGVTTTADARDIRRAYLRQVQQCHPDRDPRPESTEHFLRIQAAYDELGDAAKRQRYDARNRVAPITPVAPEPRSTLNIPRGRMSVKVRMH; via the coding sequence ATGGTGGACCTGTACGCGGTGCTTGGCGTGACGACGACAGCGGACGCGCGCGACATCCGGCGCGCGTACCTGCGACAGGTTCAGCAATGCCACCCGGACCGGGACCCCCGGCCTGAATCCACGGAGCACTTCCTCCGCATCCAGGCCGCGTACGACGAGCTGGGCGACGCGGCGAAGCGCCAGCGCTACGACGCCAGGAACCGCGTCGCCCCCATCACACCCGTGGCCCCCGAGCCCAGGTCCACGCTGAACATCCCCAGGGGGCGCATGAGCGTGAAGGTGCGGATGCACTGA
- a CDS encoding amidohydrolase family protein: MSTGASIPKPADAVPRYVLEGRVVTVNSRDEVLERGRVLVRGSRIVAVEPSGGALPESFRDAPVIDTRGTLYPGLIDLHNHFVYDVLTLWRVPKRYLNRTQWPRHADYGPLISLPVRVLGGHAPTARAIVRYIEAKALLAGTTTGQGIRTRVSGGEALFRGAMRNVEEPRDDHLPAGSTRVMDLHDDAEDIQSFRDALSSRAAYFYHLGEGVDDYAHRRYLDLAEHDLIQPSLIGIHSLGLHRQDLDTMADKGAKVVWSPFSNLLLYGQTLPISDLLGAGVTFSLGCDWSPTGSKNLLQELKVARHEAQRQGASLSSRALVRSVTADAARVTGWQTQVGTLRANALADLLVIAGTDGDPYDTLISATEKDVRLVTVDGVARFGDRALMDRLAFDPSHPSETWTLDGVEKAFCLWAEDSPLNDLGFEAARALLEEAMADLPDVQRRMEHAEREAVGPPPFELVLDNEPQDVFATGPDASTFLTDLHRVAGRITLDAPTVGGPDYWELLAAQTNLDDSLKQQLRQDYA; the protein is encoded by the coding sequence CGGTCCCCCGCTACGTGCTGGAGGGCCGGGTGGTCACCGTCAACTCCCGGGATGAGGTGCTGGAACGGGGACGCGTCCTCGTCCGTGGCAGCCGCATCGTCGCGGTCGAGCCGTCGGGCGGCGCGCTCCCCGAGTCCTTCCGGGATGCGCCCGTCATCGACACCCGGGGGACGCTGTATCCGGGGCTCATCGACCTGCACAACCACTTCGTCTACGACGTGCTGACGCTGTGGCGGGTGCCGAAGCGCTACCTCAATCGCACGCAGTGGCCACGCCATGCGGACTATGGCCCGCTCATCTCCCTGCCCGTCCGCGTGCTCGGTGGCCATGCGCCCACCGCCCGCGCCATCGTCCGCTACATCGAGGCCAAGGCACTGCTGGCCGGCACCACCACCGGCCAGGGGATCCGGACCCGCGTGTCCGGCGGAGAGGCCCTCTTCCGGGGCGCCATGCGCAACGTCGAGGAGCCCCGCGACGACCACCTGCCCGCGGGAAGCACCCGCGTGATGGACCTGCACGACGACGCCGAGGACATCCAGTCCTTCCGCGACGCCCTGAGCTCCCGCGCCGCGTACTTCTACCACCTGGGCGAAGGCGTGGATGACTATGCCCACCGCCGATACCTCGACCTGGCCGAGCATGACCTCATCCAGCCGTCACTGATTGGCATCCACAGCCTGGGCCTGCACCGCCAGGACCTGGACACCATGGCGGACAAGGGCGCCAAGGTCGTGTGGTCCCCCTTCAGCAACCTGCTGCTGTATGGACAGACGTTGCCCATCTCGGACCTGCTCGGCGCGGGCGTGACGTTCTCGCTGGGCTGTGATTGGTCTCCCACCGGCAGCAAGAACCTCCTCCAGGAGCTGAAGGTCGCTCGTCACGAAGCGCAGCGACAGGGCGCGTCCCTGTCCTCGCGAGCCCTGGTGCGCTCGGTGACGGCGGACGCCGCGCGCGTCACCGGCTGGCAGACCCAGGTGGGCACCCTCCGGGCCAATGCCCTCGCGGACCTGCTGGTCATCGCGGGCACCGACGGCGACCCGTATGACACGTTGATCTCCGCCACGGAGAAGGACGTGCGCCTCGTCACCGTGGATGGCGTTGCGCGCTTCGGAGACCGCGCGCTGATGGACCGGCTCGCCTTCGACCCGAGCCATCCCTCCGAGACCTGGACCCTCGATGGCGTCGAGAAGGCCTTCTGCCTGTGGGCGGAGGACTCCCCCCTCAACGACCTGGGCTTCGAAGCGGCGCGCGCCCTCCTCGAGGAGGCCATGGCGGATCTGCCGGACGTCCAGCGGCGGATGGAGCACGCGGAGCGCGAAGCCGTGGGCCCGCCGCCGTTCGAGCTCGTGCTCGACAATGAGCCGCAGGACGTCTTCGCCACCGGGCCTGACGCCTCCACGTTCCTCACCGACCTCCACCGCGTCGCCGGGAGGATCACGCTCGACGCTCCCACCGTGGGCGGGCCGGACTACTGGGAACTCCTGGCCGCGCAGACCAATTTGGATGACTCCCTGAAACAACAACTGAGGCAGGACTACGCGTGA